CAACCTTAGTTTAAAAAACATCAAATCCAACCAAACGTTTCAGGTTGCAGGATTGCCAACACCATTATACGCCAGCAATATTAGTTGGAACCCATCGGAAAACAAAATTGCCTTTACCCATACTACGCAGAAAGGAGTAGATCTTTATATCATTGATCTGGCTACAAAAAAAGCAGTTAAAACCAATAAGGCTTTTTTAAATGTAGTTTTAGGTAGTGGCCTTACCTGGTTAAATGATAATACCATTATTTACCGCACGATAACGAAACCAGCAAGCGCCGCACCTACAAAACCACTAATGCCTAAAGGACCAACTATTCAGCAAAACTTAGGCAAAGCTGCACCTAGTGCCACTTTTCAAGATCTAATTAAATCACCATTTGATGAACAATTGTTTGAGTTTTTCGCAACCTCACAATTGGTAAAAAACACAGCAGGTATAGAAACTGCCATTGGAAAACCAGCTATTTATGGTTCAACAAGTTTATCACCAGATAAAAATTACATGATGATCGAAACCATACGTAAACCTTTTTCTTATCTGGTTACGGCAAACGGTTTTCCATCCACGGTAAGCATTACCGATTTAACCGGTAAAACCATTAAAGTTATTGCCGAGTTACCTTCATCAGAGGGTACCCCATCTGGTTATGATAATACGCAAAATGTACCACGTGGTTTCAATTGGAGGGATGATGAACCTGCTACACTGGTTTGGAGTAAGCCATTAGACAGTGGGTTAATTAAAAAAGATGTTCCCTTTCATGATGCAGTTTATGCACTAAGCGCACCTTTTACAGGGTCAGAAAAAGAATTATTTAAAACCACTACCCGTTTCCGCGGTGTACAATGGGGCGATGCCAACCTTGCCCTGATTATGGAAGGTTTACGTAGCAAACAAACCAACAAAGTGAGCCGTTACAACCCTACAACAGGTGCAGTAGAAGAATTGTACAGCCGTAACCAAACAGATGCCTACGGTAACCCAGGTTCGCCTGTTACTACAAAAAACAAATATGGCAGGCAGGTAATTAAAACGGTTGACAATGGCACTAAACTGTTAATGAATAACGCAGTAGGTTCATCAGAAAAAGGAGATTTGCCTTTCTTAGCCAAATTCGATTTAACGACTAAAAAGAACGAAATTATCTGGCGCAGCGCCGAAGGAACCTTCGAATATGTAAGTGAGGTGATTAACCCTGACAAACTGGTTTTACTTACCCGTAAAGAGAGTCAAAAATTAGCACCTAACTACTTTATTAAAAACCTGATACTTCGCATAGCCGATCAACCGATTACTAATTTCACCAATCCATACCCATCTTTAGAAGGCATTACCAAACAGAAAATTTCTTACAAACGTGCTGACGGTGTAGATTTAACAGGCGACCTTTATTTACCTAAAGGATATAATAAAGATAAAGACGGGCCATTGCCTACATTAATCTGGGCTTACCCACGCGAATTTAACTCTGCAGCTGATGCCGCACAGATCAGAGGCTCGAAAGATAAATTTACAACCATTAGCTGGGCCTCTCCTATTTTCTGGGTAACCCGTGGTTATGCTGTTTTAGATAACGCAGAAATGCCAATTGTAGCGAAAGATGGTAAAAAACCTAATGATACCTTTGTAGATCAATTACAGCTTAATGCTGAAGCCGCTATTAATAAACTAGCGGAATTAGGCGTTGGCGATAAAAAACGTATGGCTGTTGGAGGACATAGTTATGGCGCATTTATGACCGCAAATCTATTGGCCCATACCAATCTTTTTGCTGCAGGTATTGCACGTAGCGGAGCTTATAACCGTACGCTTACGCCATTTGGTTTTCAAAACGAAGAACGTACATACTGGCAAGTACCTCAGTTATATTACGAGATGAGCCCTTTCAGTTATGCCGATAAAATTAAAACGCCAATATTGCTCATCCACGGCGATTCTGACGATAATCCGGGCACCTTCCCTATTAATAGTGAACGCTTGTTCAACGCCATTAAAGGAGCTGGTGGTACTACCCGTTTTGTATTTTTACCATACGAAGCACACAGCTACCGTGGCAAAGAAAACTTGTTGCATATGCTTTGGGAGCAAGACCAATGGTTAGAAAAATATGTAAAAAACAAAAAATAATCTCTCTCTACCTTTATCGATTAAAGTGCCTCAGTTTGGGGCACTTTTTTTTGTTTAACGAGTTTTTTTCTCGTGGAAAGACAATTTGATACTTTCCGCGTTAATATTTTAGATAGTTAACTTTTTATTGTTTATCAATCAGTCAGATGGCAACATCTGAATGCACATATAATTAATGATTAAGAAATTAAGCCAGTTAAGGTAATTGCTAAAAAATCTTAATGTTCTTAATTTCTTAATGGTAAAGCATCTCAAACCATAAACAAACTACCCTACTAAATGGTTAAGACAATTTCCATTGAAATAAACCATTATAAAACCTACATTTATACAATAAAATTGAACATTCCCTTTATTTATTTGTTAAGCGATTATGGACTACATAGACTATTATAAAATCCTCGATTTAAAAAAAGACGCAACACCTGAGGATATTAAAAAAGCTTATAGAAAATTAGCCCGAAAACACCATCCCGATCTTAACCCCAACAACGAAGAAGCCAATAAAAAATTTCAACAAATTAATGAGGCCAATGAGGTTTTAAGTGATCCTGAGAAACGGAAGAAATATGACAAGTATGGTAAAGATTGGCAGCATGCCGATCAGTTAGATGCCCAGCAACAGCAGCAAAGGCAATACCAATCGCAAGGTGGCGGTTATGGTGGAGGCAGCAGTTACTCAGGAGGCTTTGGCGGCGAAGATTTTTCTGAATTCTTTTCTTCCATGTTTGGTGGTGGAGGCAGAAGCAGTAGAAACTCTCCTTTTAAAGGTCAGGATTATAATGCCGATTTGCAACTGGACTTACTTGATGCCTACACTACCCATAAGCAAACACTTACGGTAAATGGGAAACAGGTACGTATTACCATCCCGGCAGGTGTAGAAAACGGACAGAAAATTAAACTGCCCGGTTATGGTGCCCCTGGCGTAAATAATGGCCCTCCAGGAGATTTATTTATCAAATTTAATATTAAGGATGATCCTAAATTTAAACGTAAAGGAAACGATATCTACATACAGGAAGAAATAGATGTTTATAAGGCTGTATTAGGTGGAGAAAAAATTGTTGAAACCTTAAACGGCAAGGTTAAACTTAAAGTACCAGAAGGTACACAGCCCGGTGCAACTTTAAGATTAAAAGGCAAAGGCTTTCCTGTTTATAAAAAAGAAAACCAGTTTGGCGATTTATACATCAATTGGCAGGTAAAGTTACCTACCAATCTAAATGTCGAACAAAAAGAATTATTCGAAAAACTTTCCAAATTCTAACCATTATGGGAACTAATCTAATACCTGTAGAAGACATATGTGCTTATCACCATGTGGAAATTAACTTTATTCAATCGTTGGAGGATTTTGGCCTGATCCATACTACAATTAAAAAACAATCTCTCTTTTTGCCAGTTGATGAATTGACCAAATTGGAGCAGTATCTTCGCTTGGCACAAGATCTGGAAATCAACTTAGAAGGCATCCACGCTGTTTCTCATCTGCTTAATCAGGTACAACAGATGCAGGAAAAAATAACCGCGCTACAAAACGAGCTAAATTATTATAAGCAATTTAACCAGCATCATTAAACAATCGTTTGTGCATACTTTTGCACCAAAACTAGAAACAAAAAAGCAACCTTTTTAAGATTTGTTTCTTAAATTGGCAATCTAATTTTAAAAAATGAGTGATCTTTCTTCAAAATTCATCGAAAAAATAAAATCATCCTATGCTCCTACGGGCTCATATATTTATTTAGGGGCCGGAATTTTAGACGGTCAGGTTTATAGCGAAGCTGAGGTTAATTTGTCTTTAAAAATGATGAACAGACACGGCTTAATTGCAGGGGCAACTGGAACAGGTAAAACACGAACCCTTCAATTATTAGCAGAGCAACTGTCAGATGCCGGCGTTCCTGTTTTTATGTTGGATGTAAAAGGCGATTTATCGGGTTTAAACCAACCAGGTTCTATTAATCCTAAAATAGAAGAAAGAGCACAACAGCTCAACAAACCTTTTTCTCCTTCTGGTTTCCCTGTCGAAATTTATTCGCTTTCGGGCAAAATGGGTGCCCAGATGCGAGCAACAGTATTGGAGTTCGGCCCAACACTTTTATCGAAAGTGTTAGATTTAAACGATACACAGGCAGGTGTTATGGCAGTAATATTCAAATATGCCGACGATAACAAAATGCCTATTATTGATCTAAATGATTTAAAGAAACTGGTTTCTTATCTATCAGAAGGTGCTGGTGCAGCCGAAATAAAAAGCAGTTATGGCACCATTTCAACCGCTACTTCTGGTACTATATTAAGAAAAATTGTAGCCATAGAGCAGCAGGGACTAGCAGGTATGTTTGGCGAAAAGTCTTTTGATATTGAAGATCTCTTCGAACGTGTTGATGGCAAAGGAACCATAAGTTTATTAAACATTGCCGATGTTCAAAATCAACCTGTACTGTATTCTACATTTTTGTTAAGCTTACTGGCTGAGTTATTTAATACCATGCCTGAGGTTGGCGATTTAGATAAGCCAAAACTAGTCTTCTTTTTTGATGAGGCGCATTTATTGTTCAAAAACTCTTCAAAAGCATTCTTAGAGCAGATTGAAACTATCATCAGGTTAATCCGTTCGAAAGGAATTGGTGTTTTCTTCTGTACCCAGACACCTACTGATGTGCCTGAAAGTGTTTTAGGACAACTTGGTAACCGTGTACAGCATGCATTAAGGGCATTTACGCCAAATGATGTAGATGCTTTGAAAAAAACAGTTAATACCTATCCAAAATCAGATTTTTATGAGATCGATAAAATATTAACCTCATTGGGAACAGGTCAGGCTTTGGTTACCGTATTAAATGAAAAAGGTATACCAACAGAGGTATCTGCTACCATGCTTACCCCGCCAAGGGCTGTAATGGGGCCGCTTACAGCAGCAGATTTCGATCAGCTTATTCACGCCAGCCCAATGTACACCAAATATAAAGACCCAGTCGATCCTGAAAGTGCTTATGATATTTTAACTAAACGCATTAATGAGCAAACTGCAGCAGCAGAACAGGAAAAACAGGCAGCTGAAGCTCAAAAACAAGCGGAACAAGAAAGTAAACCTAAACCGGGCGAAAAGAGTCTTGTTGAACAGGTAATGGGAGCAACAATAACCCGTCAAATTGGTAAAGAAATTGTTAGAGGTATATTTGGCATGCTTACAGGAAAGAAAACACGTTCAAAAACCGGTGGTGGTTTATTTGGATTTTAATTATATAGAATAATGAAATATCTAATCATTTTGCTCTCAATTTGTTCAATTACCGTCCAGGCACAATATACTATTCAGCCATATGGCGACATGCAGGGAACTCCATTAAAGGAAATCAAATACGAGAATGTTACGGGCACTCCATACTTTCTAGATTTTTGGTCGAAGGGAAAAGTAACAACTAAATCTGGTAAAAATTATGTCGATATGCCGTTAAAGTATGATATAATGAATGATAAGCTTATATTTCAAGGAGAGGGCGGAAATATGATGTATTTTACTGAACCAGTTTCAACATTCGAAATCCTTGATATTGGCCAATCTACTAGCTATAAATTTATCAATGGACTTCCTATAACTGACGGATTGAATCCATCTTCATTTTTTCAGATAATTGCTTCTGGTAAACTGTCTCTTTTTAAAAGAGTTTATAAAAAAATTACTGAAAGTACAAGTTATGGATCTGCAACAATTAACAAATCTTTCAATATCTACAACAGTTATTATATACTCCAAAAAGAAAATCTAATTAAAATCAGCTTAAATAAAAAATCATTGATTGGGCTTATTCCAGATAAAGAAAAAGAGATAACGGAATATCTTAAAAAAGAAAAAATCGATTTTAAACAAGATTCAGACTTAAATAAATTATTTAATTATTTAAATGAGCAATAAATATGGTTAAAACAAGGAGCGCTTTCTAGTAAGATCAAGTGCCTATTACTATTTTCGCAATACGAATATGATATGATTAAAGTATTTTTTAATCAAGAATCTCAAAAATAAAAATAACAATAAATGAAACCCACCCTATTAATATTGGCTGCAGGTATGGCAAGCCGTTATGGAAGTATGAAACAAATTGATGGTTTTGGCCCAAACGGCGAAACTATTATCGATTATTCAATATATGATGCAATTAATGCTGGCTTTGGCAAAGTTGTATTTATTATAAAAGAAGAATTTGTAAAAGAATTCAAAGCCATTTTCGAGCCTAAACTTGAGGGAAGAATTGAAACAGAATATGTTTTCCAAAACTTCGATCTTAAACAATTTGGCATAGAAGAAGAAATATACAGGGAGAAACCCTGGGGTACCGCACATGCAATCCTTTCTGGCAGAAACGTAATTAAAGAACCATTCTGCGTAATTAACGCCGATGATTACTATGGTTTTGATGCCTTTAAAAAAATGGTTGATTTCTTAACTACAGAGGTGACTGACAGCAACTATGCCATTATTGGTTATGAGGTTGGCAAAACTTTATCAGAATTTGGTGCAGTTTCGCGTGGTGTCTGCAAAGTAGATGCATCAGGCAATCTTGAAGAGATTATAGAACGTACAAAAGTTTATCCTAAAGACGGTAATATTTTTTACGAAGAAAATGGCGAAGAATTTCCCTTAGCTTATGAAACTCCGGTTTCAATGAATTTCTGGGGATTTACACCCGCGGTTTTCAAAATTACGGAAGAATTGTTCAGAGAGTTTGCTGAAGCAAACAAAGATAAACCTAAAGCAGAATTCTTTATCCCATTAATTGGCGAGAACCTCGTAAAAAGTAATATTGCAAGCTTTAAAGTAGTGCCAACCTCTAACAAATGGTTCGGTGTAACATATAAAGAAGATAAACCGTATGTTCAGGATAGTATTGACCAATTGGTTAAAAACGGAACATATCCAGAAAAACTATGGAACTAAATTTAGATTCCGAAGTTTTAAAAGCCTACGGATACGCTAAAGAAAACACAAGAATTACACAAATAGGTACGGGTTTAATTAACCGTACTTATTTGCTTTCACCTTTGTCAGAAGAAAAAAAATATATTCTTCAAAACATTAATACCTCGGTTTTTAAACAACCACAAGCTATTGCAAATAATCTTCGTGCAATTGCCGACTATCTTAATTTTGCTTACCCTGAATATCTTTTCATAAAGCCAGTTTCCACCACCAATGGTGAAGAAATGGCCCATATCCACGATGAATATTGGCGGATGCTTCCCTTTGTGCCCAATACCATTTCATTAGATGTGCTGGCCGACCCAAAACAAGCTTATGAAGCCGCTAAACAATTTGGGAAACTGAGCAGGCTGTTAGATAACTTTGACGCGAAAACGCTTCAACCCACAATTCCGGGCTTCCACGATTTAGGCCTAAGGTACGAACAGTTTACATTGGCACTGAACAAGACCGTAGAAGCATTAAAAGAACAGGCAAAATCAGAAATTGAAGGTACTTTAGCGCACAAGTATATCCTAGATTATTATACTTCCTATTCACATAGAAAAGATTTCCCAGACCGGGTAATGCACCACGACACCAAGATCAGTAATGTGTTACTGGATGATGAAACCTACGAGGGGATTTGCGTAATTGACCTGGACACCGTTATGCCTGGCAAGTTTATTTCTGATCTGGGTGATATGATGCGTACTTACCTATGTGCCTTTTCAGAAAATGAGACTGATCTGGATAAGATAAAAATACGCTTGCCTTATTTCGAAGCGATGATAAAAGGTTATTTATCAGAAATGAAAAGTATTTTGACAGAAACAGAAAAAGAGCTTATTCTATTTTCTGGTAAGTATATAATTTATATGCAGGCACTACGTTTTTTAACCGATTTTTTAAGTGGCAATAATTATTATCCTACAAATTACCCCACGCAAAATTTAGATCGGGCCAAGAATCAATTTAAGCTATTGCATGAAATATCTGTAAACGAAAAAGAATTACAGGATATTATTGAAGAGAATTTGGTTTAACAATTCTCTGATACAAAAGACTATCAAGCTAAAAGAACATGAGTGCGATGAAAAGAAATGGTTTTAAAGTTTTTTCTTTTATTTCTGCAACGATCATTTTTTGTGTTTTCGCTTTTGTAACACTCATTGCCGCCGCAGCTGTTGACGAAGATACAGATGGAAATAACTTTGTAATACAAGCGATGGCAAAAATATATTACATTTTTCGCTTTCCTATACATACCTTATTCTTTAGGTTTATTGAAGGGCCCTTCTTCTTCGTTGGATTATTGCTCAACTGTTTATTTTACGGATTTCTAACAGAAAGGATTGTCTTTATATTTGATAGAAAAAAATCAAATTGACATCTTTCGATCATATGAGACATTTAAAGAACGTGTAAGTAGCGATCGCTATAAAAACTCTCCGAAAAGCACTAATCCCTCCTTCCTAAACCCGACAGCAGCGACAGCCCCGAATTTTTCATGAGGGCTATAGCGCATGGCGGG
The nucleotide sequence above comes from Pedobacter riviphilus. Encoded proteins:
- a CDS encoding alpha/beta hydrolase family protein; this encodes MIKKLHFYLLIAGACISLNSAAQDAISYQTPPKEIADLLLAKPTPGVSIDGKAEWILFSERNSYPSVEELAMPEYRIAGLRLNPNNYSPSRQTYINNLSLKNIKSNQTFQVAGLPTPLYASNISWNPSENKIAFTHTTQKGVDLYIIDLATKKAVKTNKAFLNVVLGSGLTWLNDNTIIYRTITKPASAAPTKPLMPKGPTIQQNLGKAAPSATFQDLIKSPFDEQLFEFFATSQLVKNTAGIETAIGKPAIYGSTSLSPDKNYMMIETIRKPFSYLVTANGFPSTVSITDLTGKTIKVIAELPSSEGTPSGYDNTQNVPRGFNWRDDEPATLVWSKPLDSGLIKKDVPFHDAVYALSAPFTGSEKELFKTTTRFRGVQWGDANLALIMEGLRSKQTNKVSRYNPTTGAVEELYSRNQTDAYGNPGSPVTTKNKYGRQVIKTVDNGTKLLMNNAVGSSEKGDLPFLAKFDLTTKKNEIIWRSAEGTFEYVSEVINPDKLVLLTRKESQKLAPNYFIKNLILRIADQPITNFTNPYPSLEGITKQKISYKRADGVDLTGDLYLPKGYNKDKDGPLPTLIWAYPREFNSAADAAQIRGSKDKFTTISWASPIFWVTRGYAVLDNAEMPIVAKDGKKPNDTFVDQLQLNAEAAINKLAELGVGDKKRMAVGGHSYGAFMTANLLAHTNLFAAGIARSGAYNRTLTPFGFQNEERTYWQVPQLYYEMSPFSYADKIKTPILLIHGDSDDNPGTFPINSERLFNAIKGAGGTTRFVFLPYEAHSYRGKENLLHMLWEQDQWLEKYVKNKK
- a CDS encoding DnaJ C-terminal domain-containing protein; this encodes MDYIDYYKILDLKKDATPEDIKKAYRKLARKHHPDLNPNNEEANKKFQQINEANEVLSDPEKRKKYDKYGKDWQHADQLDAQQQQQRQYQSQGGGYGGGSSYSGGFGGEDFSEFFSSMFGGGGRSSRNSPFKGQDYNADLQLDLLDAYTTHKQTLTVNGKQVRITIPAGVENGQKIKLPGYGAPGVNNGPPGDLFIKFNIKDDPKFKRKGNDIYIQEEIDVYKAVLGGEKIVETLNGKVKLKVPEGTQPGATLRLKGKGFPVYKKENQFGDLYINWQVKLPTNLNVEQKELFEKLSKF
- a CDS encoding chaperone modulator CbpM, encoding MGTNLIPVEDICAYHHVEINFIQSLEDFGLIHTTIKKQSLFLPVDELTKLEQYLRLAQDLEINLEGIHAVSHLLNQVQQMQEKITALQNELNYYKQFNQHH
- a CDS encoding helicase HerA-like domain-containing protein yields the protein MSDLSSKFIEKIKSSYAPTGSYIYLGAGILDGQVYSEAEVNLSLKMMNRHGLIAGATGTGKTRTLQLLAEQLSDAGVPVFMLDVKGDLSGLNQPGSINPKIEERAQQLNKPFSPSGFPVEIYSLSGKMGAQMRATVLEFGPTLLSKVLDLNDTQAGVMAVIFKYADDNKMPIIDLNDLKKLVSYLSEGAGAAEIKSSYGTISTATSGTILRKIVAIEQQGLAGMFGEKSFDIEDLFERVDGKGTISLLNIADVQNQPVLYSTFLLSLLAELFNTMPEVGDLDKPKLVFFFDEAHLLFKNSSKAFLEQIETIIRLIRSKGIGVFFCTQTPTDVPESVLGQLGNRVQHALRAFTPNDVDALKKTVNTYPKSDFYEIDKILTSLGTGQALVTVLNEKGIPTEVSATMLTPPRAVMGPLTAADFDQLIHASPMYTKYKDPVDPESAYDILTKRINEQTAAAEQEKQAAEAQKQAEQESKPKPGEKSLVEQVMGATITRQIGKEIVRGIFGMLTGKKTRSKTGGGLFGF
- a CDS encoding nucleotidyltransferase family protein, with translation MKPTLLILAAGMASRYGSMKQIDGFGPNGETIIDYSIYDAINAGFGKVVFIIKEEFVKEFKAIFEPKLEGRIETEYVFQNFDLKQFGIEEEIYREKPWGTAHAILSGRNVIKEPFCVINADDYYGFDAFKKMVDFLTTEVTDSNYAIIGYEVGKTLSEFGAVSRGVCKVDASGNLEEIIERTKVYPKDGNIFYEENGEEFPLAYETPVSMNFWGFTPAVFKITEELFREFAEANKDKPKAEFFIPLIGENLVKSNIASFKVVPTSNKWFGVTYKEDKPYVQDSIDQLVKNGTYPEKLWN
- a CDS encoding phosphotransferase enzyme family protein, with the protein product MELNLDSEVLKAYGYAKENTRITQIGTGLINRTYLLSPLSEEKKYILQNINTSVFKQPQAIANNLRAIADYLNFAYPEYLFIKPVSTTNGEEMAHIHDEYWRMLPFVPNTISLDVLADPKQAYEAAKQFGKLSRLLDNFDAKTLQPTIPGFHDLGLRYEQFTLALNKTVEALKEQAKSEIEGTLAHKYILDYYTSYSHRKDFPDRVMHHDTKISNVLLDDETYEGICVIDLDTVMPGKFISDLGDMMRTYLCAFSENETDLDKIKIRLPYFEAMIKGYLSEMKSILTETEKELILFSGKYIIYMQALRFLTDFLSGNNYYPTNYPTQNLDRAKNQFKLLHEISVNEKELQDIIEENLV